Proteins encoded in a region of the Acholeplasma equirhinis genome:
- a CDS encoding diacylglycerol/lipid kinase family protein, whose amino-acid sequence MDIILYNPLSSRGKNIKVAAKLEKKLKKQKREVLIINLLNIIDVKEFLDKHNESDRIIILGGDGTLHRIANQIEGYVIKPEVYLYKAGTGNDFLRTVPIKKRMANIKEYLIHLPVMYVNGKRERVINGGGVGLDGLVAYKVNKSKAEKSKSNFFLNSFLGFKEFKPVAAKFNVDGKVFEEKKVWFASAMYAQYFGGGMMISPRKKRSEKEIELVVVRNIPKWVLVLIFPTIYLGWHRMFKRWVQFYRGKDITVEFAEPAFLQMDGEHEYPVLKYQMKMED is encoded by the coding sequence ATGGATATTATTTTATATAACCCATTATCTTCCCGCGGGAAGAACATTAAAGTAGCAGCTAAATTAGAGAAAAAACTTAAGAAACAAAAACGTGAAGTTTTAATTATTAATCTTTTAAACATCATTGATGTTAAAGAGTTTTTAGATAAGCATAATGAAAGTGACAGAATCATCATCTTAGGTGGTGATGGTACACTTCATCGTATAGCTAATCAAATCGAAGGTTATGTGATTAAGCCTGAAGTGTACCTTTACAAAGCAGGTACAGGTAATGATTTTTTAAGAACTGTTCCAATTAAAAAACGTATGGCCAACATTAAAGAATACTTAATTCATTTACCAGTCATGTACGTGAATGGCAAAAGAGAAAGAGTAATCAATGGTGGTGGTGTCGGTCTTGATGGACTTGTTGCATATAAAGTTAATAAATCAAAAGCTGAAAAAAGTAAATCAAATTTCTTCTTAAACTCATTCTTAGGCTTCAAAGAATTTAAGCCAGTCGCAGCTAAATTTAATGTCGATGGTAAAGTCTTTGAAGAAAAGAAAGTCTGGTTTGCATCTGCAATGTATGCACAATACTTTGGTGGTGGTATGATGATTTCACCAAGAAAGAAAAGATCAGAAAAAGAAATTGAATTAGTCGTTGTTAGAAATATTCCAAAATGGGTTTTAGTATTAATTTTCCCAACAATTTATTTAGGTTGGCACCGTATGTTTAAAAGATGGGTTCAATTCTATCGTGGAAAAGATATCACAGTTGAATTTGCAGAACCTGCTTTCCTACAAATGGATGGGGAACATGAATATCCAGTATTAAAATATCAAATGAAGATGGAAGATTAA
- the trpS gene encoding tryptophan--tRNA ligase, with the protein MKRLVSGIKPTGELTLGNYIGAIQQFVKLQDTLEDTEFFIFIADLHAITTPQDKQLLRKRVRDIAAFYIACGLDPHKVTLFVQSEVMEHALLGYIMESTAYIGEMERMIQFKEKKQKEKATGVRTSLLTYPALMAADILLYDANLVPVGEDQRQHLELTRTLAERFNSQYGDTFAVPEGYTPKVGAKIKNLQDPTKKMSKSEAETEKAYILLLDPVAQIKNKIKSAVTDSDTKIYFDEKKKPGISNLLTIYSALTERSIEDIVKQYENETSYASFKQELAEIVGNHIEKIQKRYLELINSKELDEILDKGAETARLYARRKMTKVLSRLGLQRKK; encoded by the coding sequence ATGAAACGACTCGTATCAGGAATTAAACCAACCGGTGAATTAACACTTGGTAACTATATTGGAGCAATCCAACAATTCGTAAAACTACAAGATACTTTAGAAGACACAGAATTCTTTATCTTTATTGCTGACCTTCACGCAATCACTACCCCACAGGATAAACAATTATTAAGAAAACGCGTGCGCGATATTGCAGCATTCTACATTGCATGTGGACTAGATCCTCATAAGGTCACACTCTTTGTTCAATCTGAAGTGATGGAACATGCACTTTTAGGTTATATTATGGAATCCACTGCTTACATTGGTGAAATGGAGCGTATGATCCAATTCAAAGAAAAGAAACAAAAAGAAAAAGCTACAGGTGTAAGAACTTCACTTCTGACATATCCTGCATTAATGGCTGCTGATATTCTGCTTTATGATGCAAATTTAGTTCCAGTTGGTGAAGACCAAAGACAACATCTAGAATTAACAAGAACTTTAGCAGAGCGATTCAACTCACAATATGGGGATACATTTGCAGTACCAGAGGGTTATACACCAAAAGTTGGTGCGAAGATTAAAAATCTTCAAGATCCAACTAAAAAGATGAGTAAGAGTGAAGCGGAAACTGAAAAAGCTTATATTCTTTTACTTGATCCGGTTGCACAAATCAAAAATAAAATTAAATCTGCAGTAACTGACTCAGATACTAAAATATATTTTGATGAAAAGAAAAAACCAGGCATCTCAAATTTACTTACAATTTATTCAGCTTTAACAGAGCGTTCAATTGAAGATATTGTTAAACAGTATGAAAATGAAACATCGTATGCAAGCTTTAAACAAGAACTTGCTGAAATCGTTGGTAATCATATTGAAAAAATTCAAAAACGATATCTTGAATTAATCAATTCAAAAGAATTAGACGAAATTCTTGATAAAGGTGCAGAAACTGCAAGACTTTATGCAAGACGAAAAATGACCAAAGTCCTCTCTCGACTTGGGCTACAAAGAAAAAAGTGA
- the pepF gene encoding oligoendopeptidase F, translated as MSKWDLSSFYPNEAEWEKDFESLKSEIGQFADFKGKLGDFETFKKYHELDEAITKKIYKVYSYAHLASDLNLKDTDKLSRSQKVSLLLSQLGQIASYVSPEIIELGEEKVYSFLEKDASLKPHLFNYQKLFRGQTHILDADKEKLLANLSPIRSIPTSLYQALSVIDRIDETVKLSTGEEVLVTQAQFRALLENAKNPADRKLIFETLYKKYVDNKSAFAATYNLVLQQLSANAKNRNYESTLDAALFHNNIPTSVFLNLKDTAYENTHLLKRYIEIKKKALGMDEYFTYDRFLPLAKSDKKYPYAEAKQLFIESIQGFPKEFIEAQLDAVKDGFVDAYPQDGKRTGAYSSGVYGHHPYILLNHNDTLDSVFTLAHEAGHSAHSIFSDANQPMPISDYTIFVAEIASTFNEHALLDYLVQKAETKEEKIELLTMAIDNIHSTFYRQTLFATYEYEANKLVAEGKPVTEQALSKIMIDLYKHYYDLDITKEPGKQYVWAYIPHLFHTPFYVYQYATSFSASLKIYDNVKSKVSGAFDNYVKMLKSGGSMYPVDQAKMAGADLTNKETFLAVVKRLESLLDQLEAALK; from the coding sequence ATGTCGAAATGGGATTTATCAAGTTTTTACCCAAACGAAGCAGAATGGGAAAAAGATTTCGAATCATTAAAATCAGAGATCGGTCAATTTGCTGATTTCAAAGGTAAGCTCGGCGACTTTGAGACCTTTAAAAAGTATCATGAGTTAGATGAAGCTATTACTAAAAAAATCTATAAAGTATATTCTTACGCACATCTTGCATCTGATTTGAACTTAAAAGATACTGATAAACTCTCAAGAAGCCAAAAGGTATCATTACTGTTATCACAGTTAGGTCAAATCGCTTCATATGTTTCCCCTGAAATCATTGAATTAGGTGAAGAAAAGGTTTATAGTTTCTTAGAAAAAGATGCATCATTAAAACCTCATTTATTCAATTATCAAAAATTATTCAGAGGACAAACACACATCCTTGATGCAGATAAAGAAAAGTTACTTGCTAACCTTTCTCCAATCAGATCAATTCCTACATCACTTTATCAAGCATTATCAGTGATTGATAGAATAGATGAAACAGTTAAATTATCAACTGGTGAAGAAGTTTTAGTGACTCAAGCTCAATTTAGAGCTTTATTAGAAAACGCTAAAAACCCAGCAGACCGTAAATTGATTTTTGAAACATTATACAAAAAGTATGTTGATAACAAATCAGCATTTGCTGCAACTTATAACTTAGTACTTCAACAACTTTCAGCAAATGCTAAAAACCGTAATTACGAATCAACATTAGATGCTGCACTTTTCCATAACAACATCCCAACTTCTGTTTTCCTAAATCTTAAGGATACTGCTTACGAAAACACACATCTTTTAAAGAGATACATCGAAATTAAGAAAAAAGCACTTGGTATGGATGAATACTTCACTTATGATCGTTTCTTACCACTTGCTAAATCTGATAAGAAATATCCTTATGCTGAAGCTAAACAACTCTTTATTGAATCTATTCAAGGATTCCCAAAAGAATTCATTGAAGCTCAATTAGATGCAGTTAAAGATGGTTTTGTTGATGCTTATCCACAAGATGGTAAAAGAACTGGTGCTTATTCATCAGGTGTCTATGGGCATCATCCATACATTCTCTTAAACCACAATGATACATTAGATTCAGTATTCACACTTGCTCACGAAGCTGGTCACTCAGCACACTCAATCTTCAGTGATGCAAACCAACCAATGCCAATTTCAGATTATACAATCTTCGTTGCTGAAATTGCTTCTACTTTCAATGAGCATGCACTTCTTGATTACTTAGTTCAAAAAGCTGAAACTAAAGAGGAAAAGATTGAATTATTAACAATGGCAATTGATAATATTCACTCAACCTTCTACCGTCAAACTTTATTTGCAACATACGAATATGAAGCAAATAAACTCGTTGCTGAAGGTAAACCAGTTACTGAACAAGCTTTATCTAAGATCATGATCGATTTATACAAACATTATTATGATTTAGATATTACTAAAGAACCTGGTAAACAATATGTTTGGGCATACATTCCTCATCTATTCCATACACCATTCTATGTTTATCAATATGCAACTTCATTCTCAGCTTCACTTAAGATTTATGACAATGTGAAGTCAAAAGTTTCTGGTGCATTTGATAACTATGTAAAGATGTTAAAATCAGGCGGTTCAATGTATCCAGTTGATCAAGCTAAGATGGCTGGTGCGGATTTAACAAACAAAGAAACATTCTTAGCCGTTGTTAAACGATTAGAATCATTATTAGATCAACTTGAAGCTGCTTTAAAATAA
- the spx gene encoding transcriptional regulator Spx → MVTIYTTPSCSSCRKAKKWLDEHKVAYEEKNLFNHRINDEDIELMLNHAENGFDDIISTRSKIFKEQELEVEDMSVSELKSFIINHPSVLKRPIIVDAKRMQVGYNDEEIRVFIPKRLREMIMRENSEEDFTHYQDTLNRYFSTIDPTIQEEEIEE, encoded by the coding sequence ATGGTTACTATTTACACTACACCATCATGTTCTTCTTGTCGTAAAGCAAAAAAATGGTTAGACGAGCACAAAGTCGCATATGAAGAAAAGAATCTGTTCAATCATCGTATTAACGATGAAGATATTGAACTGATGTTAAACCATGCAGAAAATGGTTTTGATGATATTATTTCAACACGCTCTAAAATCTTTAAAGAACAAGAATTAGAAGTTGAAGATATGTCAGTTTCTGAATTAAAATCATTTATTATTAATCACCCATCCGTTTTAAAACGTCCAATTATTGTGGATGCTAAACGCATGCAAGTTGGTTATAACGATGAAGAAATTAGAGTATTCATTCCTAAGCGTTTAAGGGAAATGATTATGAGAGAAAACTCAGAAGAGGATTTCACACATTATCAAGATACGTTAAACAGATACTTTTCTACAATAGATCCAACAATTCAAGAAGAAGAAATTGAAGAATAG